One region of Esox lucius isolate fEsoLuc1 chromosome 17, fEsoLuc1.pri, whole genome shotgun sequence genomic DNA includes:
- the kif21b gene encoding kinesin-like protein KIF21B isoform X5, with protein MASQNDCCVKVSLRIRPQMAKEKIEGCHVCTLVTPGEPQVLLGKDKAFTYDFVFDIDSAQEQIYVACVHKLIEGCFDGYNATVFAYGQTGSGKTYTMGTGFDMNVPDEEKGIIPRAVRQLFLGIQERKSQAQREGTHPPEFKVSAQFLELYNEEILDLFDGARDPDCKSRKSNIKIHEDSNGSIYTTGVTSRLVNSEEELLQCLKLGALSRTTASTQMNASSSRSHAIFTINLCQMRVCPLTEENGGENRGVVGGLIAEENGEMNGVGGGPIAKPEYETLMAKFHFVDLAGSERLKRTGATGERAREGISINCGLLALGNVISALGDQTKKGGHVPYRDSKLTRLLQDSLGGNSRTVMIACVSPSDRDFMETLNTLKYANRARNIRNKVVVNQDKTSQQISALRAEIARLQTELMEYKAGKRVAGEDGSEGFSDLFQENSMLQKDNDTLRMRVKAMQETIDHLNTRVTTLLANEVGTLLANSGEGNEEIGTLIQNYIREIEELRSKLLESEAMNECLRRSVTRLSSRSQFPASASHSASPGNHQLGSSPSLSMEAEMTDVIRRAKMDIERLKKKERSQRRMSPEKDKGLKKRVKLHSHENGTNTENGQNGENRQNGENRDMDSDENCTDDVMSPLQEEESGCEEEEEEGGRDDEEFDSDESLVDSDSDSDEKANFQADLADLTCEIEIKQKLIDELENSQKRLLQLKLQYEEKLILLQNKIRDTQLERDRVLHNLMSMENYTEEKASRIKSEYEKRLKEMNRDLLKLQAAQKEHARLLKNQGRYERELKKLQQEVNEMKKAKVALMKQMKEEQQRRRMVEAKRNREIAQLKKEQRRQEYQIRSLECQKRQQELVLRRKSQEVTALRRLAKPLSGRMARRLQPLDSGAELSASTTSSEPESNRTTPTNVSNIVRQWNSKINGYMGESDGATPNGTRVVRKRVQPNKGVQGGSTSFAKAARQKWQTLERRILDIVMQRMTIANVEADMDRLIKKREELSVQQEGLSRKREVLMAEGEGLDGEDRLVQEINEDIEVLNANIDYINDSLSDCQATIVQIEETKDELDSVDTSVVISSCSLAEARHLLDHFLKASIDKGLQVAQKESQIRLLEGQLRQTDMIGSAHNHIILDALREKAECIPELQALINNVQQENGYTSTDEEPSEFSQASDGSVSQMKSSASQDDFKLKVQTEPRLSAQMKAVSAEYLGPMLDPSSKNITKSLASLTDIQENGAGVSGLSLTLPIFRDRVSRTISLPVRGHTFPRQSRGGDTSPLTRRKSYDRGQSYRIADGYSPPSSPPLRTRNDRNVFSRLTSNQSQGSALDKGVITPTGGVKGGRTAPLQCSAVAEGHSKPVLCVDATDELLFTGSKDRTCKIWNLVTGQEIVTLKGHPNNVVSIKYCSSSCLVFSVSTSYIKVWDIRDSAKCVRTLTSSGQVISGDACAGTTTRTITVAQGEYQINQIALNPSGSVLYAAAGNTVRTWDLNRMTALGKLTGHIGSVMCLTVGQSLLGKDRVITGSKDHYVKAFDVAEGMLGNVGPAHNFEPPHYDGIECLAIQGDVLFSASRDNGIKKWDLENHELTQQIPNAHKDWVCALAYVPGRPMLLSACRGGMLKVWNVENFTPLGEVRGHESPINAICTNSRHIFTASSDCRVKLWSYVPGLTPCLPRRVLAIKGRATSLP; from the exons GATCCGTCCCCAGATGGCGAAGGAGAAGATCGAGGGCTGCCACGTGTGCACGCTGGTGACACCCGGGGAGCCCCAAGTGTTGCTGGGAAAAGACAAGGCCTTCACGTACGACTTTGTGTTCGACATCGACTCGGCACAGGAGCAGATCTACGTGGCCTGCGTTCACAAACTCATCGAGGGCTGCTTTGACGGTTACAACGCCACAGTGTTTGCGTACGGTCag acGGGCTCAGGGAAGACTTACACCATGGGTACGGGCTTTGACATGAACGTCCCAGATGAGGAGAAGGGTATCATCCCGCGGGCTGTTCGACAGCTGTTTCTGGGAATCCAGGAGAGGAAGAGCCAGGCCCAGAGAGAAGGGACACACCCTCCGGAGTTTAAAGTCAGCGCACAGTTCCTAGAG CTGTACAACGAGGAGATTCTAGACCTGTTCGATGGAGCCCGAGATCCAGACTGTAAAAGCAGGAAGTCTAACATTAAGATCCACgaggacagcaacgggtccatCTACACCACCGGAGTCACCTCACGATTAGTCAACTCCGAGGAAGAG CTGTTACAGTGTTTGAAGCTGGGAGCTCTGTCTCGCACTACGGCCAGTACCCAGATGAATGCGTCCAGTTCCAGATCTCATGCCATCTTCACCATCAACCTCTGTCAGATGAGAGTCTGTCCACTAACTGAG GAGAATGGTGGGGAGAACAGAGGCGTGGTCGGAGGGTTGATCGCGGAAGAGAACGGGGAGATGAATGGTGTCGGCGGAGGTCCTATAGCCAAGCCTGAATATGAGACTTTGATGGCCAAGTTTCATTTTGTGGACCTGGCTGGATCAGAGAGACTCAAACGGACCGGCGCCACGGGGGAGAGGGCACGGGAAGGCATATCCATCAACTGTGGACTG CTGGCACTGGGGAATGTGATCAGTGCCTTAGGAGACCAGACTAAGAAAGGAGGACATGTTCCCTACAGAGACTCTAAACTCACACGCCTACTACAGGATTCCCTGGGGGGAAACAG TCGAACTGTGATGATAGCGTGCGTGAGTCCATCAGACCGGGACTTCATGGAAACACTGAACACCCTGAAGTACGCCAACAGAGCCAGGAACATCCGGAACAAGGTAGTGGTGAACCAGGACAAGACCAGCCAGCAGATATCTGCCCTGAGGGCCGAGATCGCCAGGCTACAAACGGAGCTGATGGAGTACAAAGCG GGTAAGCGCGTGGCAGGCGAGGATGGCTCTGAGGGCTTTAGCGATCTGTTCCAGGAGAACTCCATGCTCCAGAAAGACAATGACACACTACGCATGAGAGTCAAAGCGATGCAGGAGACCATCGACCACCTCAACACACGAGTCACCACTCTGCTCGCCAACGAGGTTGGCACACTGCTTGCCAATTCAG GTGAGGGCAACGAGGAAATTGGGACTCTGATCCAAAACTACATCAGAGAGATCGAGGAGCTCAG ATCAAAGCTGTTGGAGAGCGAGGCCATGAACGAGTGTCTTCGCCGCAGTGTGACCCGTCTCTCCTCCCGCTCCCAGTTCCCAGCCTCCGCCTCCCATAGCGCCTCCCCCGGGAATCACCAGTTAGGCTCCTCGCCATCCTTGTCCATGGAAGCGGAGATGACGGACGTGATCCGCAGAGCAAAGATGGACATTGAGAGGCTGAAAAAGAAGGAGAGGAGCCAGAGAAGGATGAG CCCTGAAAAAGATAAAGGCTTGAAGAAAAGGGTGAAGCTTCACTCTCATGAGAATGGAACCAACACAGAAAACGGGCAGAACGGAGAAAACAGGCAGAACGGAGAAAACCGAGATATGGACTCGGATGAGAACTGCACAGACGACGTGATGTCCCCcctgcaggaggaggagagtggttgtgaggaggaggaggaggagggaggcagggatgACGAAGAGTTCGACAGTGATGAGAGTTTGGTCGATTCGGATTCCGACTCTGATGAAAAAG CTAACTTCCAGGCGGACCTAGCGGACTTGACGTGTGAGATTGAGATCAAGCAGAAGTTGATTGATGAACTGGAGAACAGTCAGAAGAGACTTCTGCAACTTAAACTGCAGTACGAAGAAAAACTCATCCTGTTGCAGAACAAAATCCGAGACACACagttggagagagacagagtacTACACAACCTTA TGTCCATGGAGAACTACACAGAAGAGAAGGCGAGCAGGATCAAGTCCGAGTACGAGAAGCGCCTGAAGGAGATGAACAGAGACCTGCTGAAACTCCAGGCAGCTCAAAAGGAGCACGCTCGGCTACTGAAGAACCAGGGACGATATGAGCGGGAACTGAAGAAACTACAACAGGAGGTCAACGAGATGAAGAAAGCCAAG GTGGCGCTGATGAAGCAGATGAAAGAGGAGCAGCAAAGGAGGAGGATGGTCGAAGCGAAAAGGAACAGGGAGATCGCTCAGCTTAAGAAGGAGCAGCGCCGGCAAGAG TACCAGATCCGTTCGCTGGAGTGTCAGAAGCGCCAGCAGGAGTTGGTTCTGAGGAGAAAGAGTCAGGAGGTGACAGCATTACGGCGGCTGGCAAAACCCCTGTCTGGTAGGATGGCTAGACGGCTCCAGCCACTGGATTCGGGAGCAGAACTTTCTGCCAGCACCACCTCTTCTGAACCTGAGTCCAATAG GACCACACCGACCAACGTCTCTAACATCGTTCGACAGTGGAACTCTAAGATCAATGGTTACATGGGCGAGAGTGATGGAGCCACCCCCAACGGGACACGAGTCGTTAG GAAGCGAGTCCAGCCGAATAAGGGTGTCCAGGGAGGTAGCACCAGTTTCGCCAAGGCTGCCCGTCAGAAGTGGCAGACCCTGGAGAGGCGGATCCTTGACATCGTCATGCAGCGGATGACCATCGCCAACGTAGAGGCAGACATGGACCGTCTTATTAAG AAGCGCGAGGAGCTGTCGGTGCAACAGGAGGGGCTGTCGCGTAAAAGAGAAGTGCTTATGGCTGAGGGGGAGGGGCTCGATGGTGAAGACCGCCTGGTCCAGGAAATCAACGAGGACATTGAGGTTCTGAACGCCAACATCGACTACATCAACGACAGCCTATCAGACTGTCAGGCTACCATTGTTCAGATTGAAGAGACCAAG GATGAGCTGGACTCAGTGGACACCTCAGTGGTCATCAGCTCCTGTTCTTTGGCCGAGGCCCGACACCTCTTGGACCATTTCCTGAAAGCCTCCATTGACAAG ggtttACAGGTGGCTCAGAAAGAGTCTCAGATCCGTCTTTTGGAGGGCCAGTTGAGACAGACTGATATGATTGGGTCGGCCCACAACCACATCATCCTGGATGCGCTGAGAGAGAAGGCAGAGTGCATCCCCGAGCTGCAGGCGCTCATTAATAACGTACAGCAGG AGAATGGTTACACCAGCACTGATGAGGAGCCGTCAGAGTTTAGCCAGGCCTCTGATGGCAG tgtATCTCAGATGAAGTCTTCTGCTAGTCAGGATGACTTCAAGCTGAAAGTTCAG ACGGAGCCTCGTCTCTCAGCCCAGATGAAGGCTGTATCGGCCGAGTACCTGGGCCCCATGTTAGACCCGTCCTCCAAGAACATCACCAAGTCCCTGGCCTCTCTGACGGACATCCAGGAGAATGGGGCTGGCGTCAGTGGCCTCAGCCTGACCCTCCCCATCTTCAGGGACAGAGTGTCCAGGACCATCAGCCTGCCTGTCCGAGGACACACTTT TCCCAGGCAGTCTCGTGGGGGAGACACCTCTCCTCTAACTAGGAGGAAGTCATATGATCGGGGCCAGTCTTACAG AATTGCTGATGGGtattcccctccctcctccccccctctcaGAACCCGGAACGACCGCAACGTCTTCTCGAGGCTCACCAGCAACCAGAGCCAAGGCTCCGCACTGGACAA GGGTGTGATCACTCCCACCGGGGGGGTCAAGGGCGGCCGAACAGCACCCCTTCAGTGTTCTGCAGTAGCTGAAGGACATTCAAAACCGGTCCTTTGTGTGGACGCCACAGACGAACTGCTCTTCACTGGATCCAAAG ATCGGACATGTAAAATATGGAACCTGGTGACGGGGCAGGAGATTGTCACTCTGAAAGGGCACCCCAACAACGTGGTCTCTATTAAATACTGTTCCTCCTCCTGCTTGGTGTTCTCAGTCTCCACCTCGTACATAAAGGTCTGGGACATACGGGACTCTGCCAAGTGTGTCCGCACACTCAC GTCGTCGGGCCAAGTGATTTCGGGCGATGCGTGTGCGGGCACCACCACCCGTACCATCACGGTGGCACAAGGCGAATACCAGATCAACCAGATAGCCCTGAACCCCTCAGGCTCTGTCCTGTATGCTGCGGCTGGCAACACAGTGCGCACCTGGGACCTGAATAG GATGACAGCGCTGGGGAAGCTGACTGGTCATATAGGTTCCGTGATGTGTTTAACTGTTGGTCAGTCTCTCCTGGGAAAAGACCGTGTCATCACTGGCTCCAAGGATCACTACGTAAAG GCTTTCGATGTGGCGGAGGGAATGCTGGGTAATGTTGGCCCTGCCCACAACTTTGAGCCTCCTCACTACGACGGCATCGAGTGTCTGGCCATTCAGGGGGACGTGCTGTTCAGCGCGTCGCGAGACAACGGCATCAAGAAGTGGGACCTGGAGAACCACGAACTCACACAG CAAATCCCAAACGCCCATAAGGATTGGGTATGTGCACTGGCTTATGTTCCGGGTCGACCAATGCTGCTGAGTGCCTGTCGAGGGGGCATGCTCAAGGTGTGGAACGTTGAAAACTTCACCCCCCtaggagaggtcaggggtcatgaGAGCCCCATCAATGCCATCTGCACAAACTCACGACACATTTTCACCGCTTccag
- the kif21b gene encoding kinesin-like protein KIF21B isoform X4 — protein sequence MASQNDCCVKVSLRIRPQMAKEKIEGCHVCTLVTPGEPQVLLGKDKAFTYDFVFDIDSAQEQIYVACVHKLIEGCFDGYNATVFAYGQTGSGKTYTMGTGFDMNVPDEEKGIIPRAVRQLFLGIQERKSQAQREGTHPPEFKVSAQFLELYNEEILDLFDGARDPDCKSRKSNIKIHEDSNGSIYTTGVTSRLVNSEEELLQCLKLGALSRTTASTQMNASSSRSHAIFTINLCQMRVCPLTEENGGENRGVVGGLIAEENGEMNGVGGGPIAKPEYETLMAKFHFVDLAGSERLKRTGATGERAREGISINCGLLALGNVISALGDQTKKGGHVPYRDSKLTRLLQDSLGGNSRTVMIACVSPSDRDFMETLNTLKYANRARNIRNKVVVNQDKTSQQISALRAEIARLQTELMEYKAGKRVAGEDGSEGFSDLFQENSMLQKDNDTLRMRVKAMQETIDHLNTRVTTLLANEVGTLLANSGEGNEEIGTLIQNYIREIEELRSKLLESEAMNECLRRSVTRLSSRSQFPASASHSASPGNHQLGSSPSLSMEAEMTDVIRRAKMDIERLKKKERSQRRMSPEKDKGLKKRVKLHSHENGTNTENGQNGENRQNGENRDMDSDENCTDDVMSPLQEEESGCEEEEEEGGRDDEEFDSDESLVDSDSDSDEKANFQADLADLTCEIEIKQKLIDELENSQKRLLQLKLQYEEKLILLQNKIRDTQLERDRVLHNLMSMENYTEEKASRIKSEYEKRLKEMNRDLLKLQAAQKEHARLLKNQGRYERELKKLQQEVNEMKKAKVALMKQMKEEQQRRRMVEAKRNREIAQLKKEQRRQEYQIRSLECQKRQQELVLRRKSQEVTALRRLAKPLSGRMARRLQPLDSGAELSASTTSSEPESNRTTPTNVSNIVRQWNSKINGYMGESDGATPNGTRVVRKRVQPNKGVQGGSTSFAKAARQKWQTLERRILDIVMQRMTIANVEADMDRLIKKREELSVQQEGLSRKREVLMAEGEGLDGEDRLVQEINEDIEVLNANIDYINDSLSDCQATIVQIEETKDELDSVDTSVVISSCSLAEARHLLDHFLKASIDKGLQVAQKESQIRLLEGQLRQTDMIGSAHNHIILDALREKAECIPELQALINNVQQENGYTSTDEEPSEFSQASDGSVSQMKSSASQDDFKLKVQTEPRLSAQMKAVSAEYLGPMLDPSSKNITKSLASLTDIQENGAGVSGLSLTLPIFRDRVSRTISLPVRGHTFPRQSRGGDTSPLTRRKSYDRGQSYRIADGYSPPSSPPLRTRNDRNVFSRLTSNQSQGSALDKSDDSDSSLSEVLRGVITPTGGVKGGRTAPLQCSAVAEGHSKPVLCVDATDELLFTGSKDRTCKIWNLVTGQEIVTLKGHPNNVVSIKYCSSSCLVFSVSTSYIKVWDIRDSAKCVRTLTSSGQVISGDACAGTTTRTITVAQGEYQINQIALNPSGSVLYAAAGNTVRTWDLNRMTALGKLTGHIGSVMCLTVGQSLLGKDRVITGSKDHYVKAFDVAEGMLGNVGPAHNFEPPHYDGIECLAIQGDVLFSASRDNGIKKWDLENHELTQQIPNAHKDWVCALAYVPGRPMLLSACRGGMLKVWNVENFTPLGEVRGHESPINAICTNSRHIFTASSDCRVKLWSYVPGLTPCLPRRVLAIKGRATSLP from the exons GATCCGTCCCCAGATGGCGAAGGAGAAGATCGAGGGCTGCCACGTGTGCACGCTGGTGACACCCGGGGAGCCCCAAGTGTTGCTGGGAAAAGACAAGGCCTTCACGTACGACTTTGTGTTCGACATCGACTCGGCACAGGAGCAGATCTACGTGGCCTGCGTTCACAAACTCATCGAGGGCTGCTTTGACGGTTACAACGCCACAGTGTTTGCGTACGGTCag acGGGCTCAGGGAAGACTTACACCATGGGTACGGGCTTTGACATGAACGTCCCAGATGAGGAGAAGGGTATCATCCCGCGGGCTGTTCGACAGCTGTTTCTGGGAATCCAGGAGAGGAAGAGCCAGGCCCAGAGAGAAGGGACACACCCTCCGGAGTTTAAAGTCAGCGCACAGTTCCTAGAG CTGTACAACGAGGAGATTCTAGACCTGTTCGATGGAGCCCGAGATCCAGACTGTAAAAGCAGGAAGTCTAACATTAAGATCCACgaggacagcaacgggtccatCTACACCACCGGAGTCACCTCACGATTAGTCAACTCCGAGGAAGAG CTGTTACAGTGTTTGAAGCTGGGAGCTCTGTCTCGCACTACGGCCAGTACCCAGATGAATGCGTCCAGTTCCAGATCTCATGCCATCTTCACCATCAACCTCTGTCAGATGAGAGTCTGTCCACTAACTGAG GAGAATGGTGGGGAGAACAGAGGCGTGGTCGGAGGGTTGATCGCGGAAGAGAACGGGGAGATGAATGGTGTCGGCGGAGGTCCTATAGCCAAGCCTGAATATGAGACTTTGATGGCCAAGTTTCATTTTGTGGACCTGGCTGGATCAGAGAGACTCAAACGGACCGGCGCCACGGGGGAGAGGGCACGGGAAGGCATATCCATCAACTGTGGACTG CTGGCACTGGGGAATGTGATCAGTGCCTTAGGAGACCAGACTAAGAAAGGAGGACATGTTCCCTACAGAGACTCTAAACTCACACGCCTACTACAGGATTCCCTGGGGGGAAACAG TCGAACTGTGATGATAGCGTGCGTGAGTCCATCAGACCGGGACTTCATGGAAACACTGAACACCCTGAAGTACGCCAACAGAGCCAGGAACATCCGGAACAAGGTAGTGGTGAACCAGGACAAGACCAGCCAGCAGATATCTGCCCTGAGGGCCGAGATCGCCAGGCTACAAACGGAGCTGATGGAGTACAAAGCG GGTAAGCGCGTGGCAGGCGAGGATGGCTCTGAGGGCTTTAGCGATCTGTTCCAGGAGAACTCCATGCTCCAGAAAGACAATGACACACTACGCATGAGAGTCAAAGCGATGCAGGAGACCATCGACCACCTCAACACACGAGTCACCACTCTGCTCGCCAACGAGGTTGGCACACTGCTTGCCAATTCAG GTGAGGGCAACGAGGAAATTGGGACTCTGATCCAAAACTACATCAGAGAGATCGAGGAGCTCAG ATCAAAGCTGTTGGAGAGCGAGGCCATGAACGAGTGTCTTCGCCGCAGTGTGACCCGTCTCTCCTCCCGCTCCCAGTTCCCAGCCTCCGCCTCCCATAGCGCCTCCCCCGGGAATCACCAGTTAGGCTCCTCGCCATCCTTGTCCATGGAAGCGGAGATGACGGACGTGATCCGCAGAGCAAAGATGGACATTGAGAGGCTGAAAAAGAAGGAGAGGAGCCAGAGAAGGATGAG CCCTGAAAAAGATAAAGGCTTGAAGAAAAGGGTGAAGCTTCACTCTCATGAGAATGGAACCAACACAGAAAACGGGCAGAACGGAGAAAACAGGCAGAACGGAGAAAACCGAGATATGGACTCGGATGAGAACTGCACAGACGACGTGATGTCCCCcctgcaggaggaggagagtggttgtgaggaggaggaggaggagggaggcagggatgACGAAGAGTTCGACAGTGATGAGAGTTTGGTCGATTCGGATTCCGACTCTGATGAAAAAG CTAACTTCCAGGCGGACCTAGCGGACTTGACGTGTGAGATTGAGATCAAGCAGAAGTTGATTGATGAACTGGAGAACAGTCAGAAGAGACTTCTGCAACTTAAACTGCAGTACGAAGAAAAACTCATCCTGTTGCAGAACAAAATCCGAGACACACagttggagagagacagagtacTACACAACCTTA TGTCCATGGAGAACTACACAGAAGAGAAGGCGAGCAGGATCAAGTCCGAGTACGAGAAGCGCCTGAAGGAGATGAACAGAGACCTGCTGAAACTCCAGGCAGCTCAAAAGGAGCACGCTCGGCTACTGAAGAACCAGGGACGATATGAGCGGGAACTGAAGAAACTACAACAGGAGGTCAACGAGATGAAGAAAGCCAAG GTGGCGCTGATGAAGCAGATGAAAGAGGAGCAGCAAAGGAGGAGGATGGTCGAAGCGAAAAGGAACAGGGAGATCGCTCAGCTTAAGAAGGAGCAGCGCCGGCAAGAG TACCAGATCCGTTCGCTGGAGTGTCAGAAGCGCCAGCAGGAGTTGGTTCTGAGGAGAAAGAGTCAGGAGGTGACAGCATTACGGCGGCTGGCAAAACCCCTGTCTGGTAGGATGGCTAGACGGCTCCAGCCACTGGATTCGGGAGCAGAACTTTCTGCCAGCACCACCTCTTCTGAACCTGAGTCCAATAG GACCACACCGACCAACGTCTCTAACATCGTTCGACAGTGGAACTCTAAGATCAATGGTTACATGGGCGAGAGTGATGGAGCCACCCCCAACGGGACACGAGTCGTTAG GAAGCGAGTCCAGCCGAATAAGGGTGTCCAGGGAGGTAGCACCAGTTTCGCCAAGGCTGCCCGTCAGAAGTGGCAGACCCTGGAGAGGCGGATCCTTGACATCGTCATGCAGCGGATGACCATCGCCAACGTAGAGGCAGACATGGACCGTCTTATTAAG AAGCGCGAGGAGCTGTCGGTGCAACAGGAGGGGCTGTCGCGTAAAAGAGAAGTGCTTATGGCTGAGGGGGAGGGGCTCGATGGTGAAGACCGCCTGGTCCAGGAAATCAACGAGGACATTGAGGTTCTGAACGCCAACATCGACTACATCAACGACAGCCTATCAGACTGTCAGGCTACCATTGTTCAGATTGAAGAGACCAAG GATGAGCTGGACTCAGTGGACACCTCAGTGGTCATCAGCTCCTGTTCTTTGGCCGAGGCCCGACACCTCTTGGACCATTTCCTGAAAGCCTCCATTGACAAG ggtttACAGGTGGCTCAGAAAGAGTCTCAGATCCGTCTTTTGGAGGGCCAGTTGAGACAGACTGATATGATTGGGTCGGCCCACAACCACATCATCCTGGATGCGCTGAGAGAGAAGGCAGAGTGCATCCCCGAGCTGCAGGCGCTCATTAATAACGTACAGCAGG AGAATGGTTACACCAGCACTGATGAGGAGCCGTCAGAGTTTAGCCAGGCCTCTGATGGCAG tgtATCTCAGATGAAGTCTTCTGCTAGTCAGGATGACTTCAAGCTGAAAGTTCAG ACGGAGCCTCGTCTCTCAGCCCAGATGAAGGCTGTATCGGCCGAGTACCTGGGCCCCATGTTAGACCCGTCCTCCAAGAACATCACCAAGTCCCTGGCCTCTCTGACGGACATCCAGGAGAATGGGGCTGGCGTCAGTGGCCTCAGCCTGACCCTCCCCATCTTCAGGGACAGAGTGTCCAGGACCATCAGCCTGCCTGTCCGAGGACACACTTT TCCCAGGCAGTCTCGTGGGGGAGACACCTCTCCTCTAACTAGGAGGAAGTCATATGATCGGGGCCAGTCTTACAG AATTGCTGATGGGtattcccctccctcctccccccctctcaGAACCCGGAACGACCGCAACGTCTTCTCGAGGCTCACCAGCAACCAGAGCCAAGGCTCCGCACTGGACAA GTCGGATGACAGCGACTCCTCTCTCTCCGAGGTGCTCAG GGGTGTGATCACTCCCACCGGGGGGGTCAAGGGCGGCCGAACAGCACCCCTTCAGTGTTCTGCAGTAGCTGAAGGACATTCAAAACCGGTCCTTTGTGTGGACGCCACAGACGAACTGCTCTTCACTGGATCCAAAG ATCGGACATGTAAAATATGGAACCTGGTGACGGGGCAGGAGATTGTCACTCTGAAAGGGCACCCCAACAACGTGGTCTCTATTAAATACTGTTCCTCCTCCTGCTTGGTGTTCTCAGTCTCCACCTCGTACATAAAGGTCTGGGACATACGGGACTCTGCCAAGTGTGTCCGCACACTCAC GTCGTCGGGCCAAGTGATTTCGGGCGATGCGTGTGCGGGCACCACCACCCGTACCATCACGGTGGCACAAGGCGAATACCAGATCAACCAGATAGCCCTGAACCCCTCAGGCTCTGTCCTGTATGCTGCGGCTGGCAACACAGTGCGCACCTGGGACCTGAATAG GATGACAGCGCTGGGGAAGCTGACTGGTCATATAGGTTCCGTGATGTGTTTAACTGTTGGTCAGTCTCTCCTGGGAAAAGACCGTGTCATCACTGGCTCCAAGGATCACTACGTAAAG GCTTTCGATGTGGCGGAGGGAATGCTGGGTAATGTTGGCCCTGCCCACAACTTTGAGCCTCCTCACTACGACGGCATCGAGTGTCTGGCCATTCAGGGGGACGTGCTGTTCAGCGCGTCGCGAGACAACGGCATCAAGAAGTGGGACCTGGAGAACCACGAACTCACACAG CAAATCCCAAACGCCCATAAGGATTGGGTATGTGCACTGGCTTATGTTCCGGGTCGACCAATGCTGCTGAGTGCCTGTCGAGGGGGCATGCTCAAGGTGTGGAACGTTGAAAACTTCACCCCCCtaggagaggtcaggggtcatgaGAGCCCCATCAATGCCATCTGCACAAACTCACGACACATTTTCACCGCTTccag